The following proteins are encoded in a genomic region of bacterium:
- a CDS encoding CxxC-x17-CxxC domain-containing protein: MFNQNFTDQELQCADCGQGFTFSAEDQEFYAQKRYSTPKRCASCRANRKANDSRGGGGGYGGGGRGGYGGGSSRPQFSAVCAGCGIETTVPFEPKGDRPVYCSDCFRNNR; the protein is encoded by the coding sequence ATGTTCAATCAAAATTTCACAGACCAAGAATTACAATGCGCAGATTGTGGGCAAGGTTTCACATTCAGTGCTGAAGATCAAGAATTTTACGCTCAAAAAAGATATTCTACCCCAAAAAGATGTGCATCTTGCAGAGCAAACAGAAAAGCGAATGACTCACGCGGTGGCGGCGGCGGATATGGCGGCGGCGGCAGAGGCGGATACGGTGGCGGATCCAGCAGACCTCAGTTCAGTGCTGTTTGCGCTGGTTGCGGCATAGAAACAACTGTTCCTTTTGAGCCTAAAGGCGATAGACCTGTTTACTGTTCTGATTGTTTCAGAAACAACAGATAA
- the recQ gene encoding DNA helicase RecQ — translation MLSLKNPQEILYKVFGYKTFRGKQQEIIEHILNGNDGLVLMPTGGGKSLCFQIPALCFEGITVVISPLIALMQDQVNALKQAGVRASVLNSTLNAEKSNLVEEQIFNNELDLVYVSPERLNTEGFLNLLKKSKISLFAIDEAHCVSQWGHDFRPEYTKFSALKEIFPNVPRIALTATADELTRIDIIKNLNLENGKVFVSSFDRPNIEYTIKIKDNEKKQLLNFIKEDHRNDSGIVYCISRKRVEEVAAYLKKEGFNALPYHAGLDKKIREKNQEKFIKEESMIMVATIAFGMGIDKPDVRFVAHLDLPKSVESYYQETGRAGRDGLPADAWMVYGLKDIVQLKQFIESSTSSPEQKRIEHQKLNTLIGYVETVNCRRRILLDYFAEELKNDCKNCDNCLEPPVTYDATVDVQKVLSCIYRTQTDRYGFGGGHIINILLGKDDEKVKKFKHDKLSTFGIGKDVSESQWKSIIRQVAILGFVEMDMQYSTLKTNLEANDVLRGKQKVELRKFILESKVKLKKPAPAKKAVLTADADVELFNELKKIRLSFARDENMPPYIIFNDKTLIEMVNNKPETLDDMSEISGVGEHKLKKYGLAFLNAING, via the coding sequence TTGCTGTCTTTAAAAAATCCTCAAGAAATTTTATATAAGGTTTTTGGATATAAAACATTTCGTGGCAAACAACAGGAAATCATTGAACATATTTTAAATGGAAATGATGGTCTTGTTTTGATGCCTACAGGCGGAGGAAAATCTCTTTGTTTTCAAATACCCGCTCTTTGCTTTGAAGGAATTACAGTTGTTATTTCTCCTCTAATAGCACTTATGCAGGATCAGGTCAACGCTCTAAAACAAGCGGGTGTCAGAGCTTCTGTTTTGAATTCAACTTTAAACGCCGAAAAATCAAATTTGGTTGAGGAACAAATATTTAATAATGAGCTGGATCTGGTATATGTTTCACCTGAAAGATTGAATACAGAAGGCTTTTTAAATCTTTTGAAAAAATCTAAAATTTCACTTTTTGCAATTGATGAAGCTCATTGTGTATCGCAATGGGGACACGATTTTAGACCTGAATACACCAAATTTTCAGCACTAAAAGAAATATTCCCCAATGTTCCAAGAATTGCATTAACAGCTACTGCTGATGAACTAACGAGAATAGATATTATAAAAAATCTTAATCTTGAAAACGGAAAAGTTTTTGTATCCAGCTTTGACAGACCAAATATTGAATACACAATAAAAATTAAAGATAACGAAAAAAAACAGCTTTTAAATTTTATTAAAGAAGATCATCGGAATGATTCAGGTATTGTTTATTGTATTTCAAGAAAAAGGGTTGAAGAAGTCGCAGCGTATTTAAAAAAAGAAGGATTTAACGCTCTGCCTTATCATGCAGGTTTAGATAAAAAAATACGAGAGAAAAATCAGGAAAAATTTATTAAAGAAGAATCAATGATAATGGTTGCAACAATTGCTTTCGGTATGGGAATTGACAAACCTGATGTAAGATTTGTCGCACATCTTGACTTGCCTAAAAGCGTAGAATCTTATTATCAAGAAACAGGTCGTGCAGGTCGTGACGGTTTGCCGGCTGATGCATGGATGGTTTACGGGTTAAAAGATATTGTTCAGTTAAAACAATTTATAGAAAGCTCTACGTCATCTCCAGAGCAGAAAAGAATTGAACATCAAAAATTAAACACATTGATAGGCTATGTTGAAACAGTTAATTGCAGAAGAAGGATTTTATTGGATTATTTTGCAGAAGAATTAAAAAACGATTGTAAAAATTGTGATAACTGTTTAGAACCGCCTGTAACTTATGATGCAACGGTTGATGTCCAAAAAGTTTTGTCCTGTATTTATAGAACCCAAACAGACAGGTATGGCTTCGGGGGAGGGCATATAATAAATATTTTGTTGGGCAAAGATGACGAAAAAGTGAAAAAATTCAAGCATGACAAACTAAGCACTTTTGGTATCGGCAAAGATGTCTCAGAATCTCAATGGAAGTCTATTATCAGGCAAGTTGCCATATTAGGATTTGTCGAGATGGACATGCAATATTCAACGCTAAAAACCAATCTCGAGGCTAATGATGTTTTAAGGGGCAAGCAAAAGGTTGAATTAAGAAAATTTATTTTAGAAAGCAAAGTTAAACTTAAAAAACCAGCTCCTGCAAAAAAAGCCGTACTAACTGCTGACGCTGATGTTGAATTGTTCAATGAACTTAAAAAAATCAGATTATCTTTCGCTCGTGATGAAAATATGCCGCCATATATTATTTTTAATGACAAAACCCTAATAGAAATGGTAAATAACAAACCCGAAACCCTTGATGATATGTCAGAAATATCGGGAGTGGGGGAACACAAGCTGAAAAAATACGGCTTAGCTTTTTTAAATGCCATAAATGGATAA
- a CDS encoding NifB/NifX family molybdenum-iron cluster-binding protein translates to MKFAIPTENDKLCIHFGSCKIFTFIEVDDNSKEIISKETIAPSGQCHEYMVPWVKENGANIIIAGGMGVPAQKMLKEQGITVIIGAPTEAPELLVSNYLNGVLKTISNSCSCGCNH, encoded by the coding sequence ATGAAATTTGCAATACCTACCGAAAATGATAAATTATGTATACATTTTGGAAGCTGTAAGATATTTACTTTCATTGAAGTTGATGATAATTCAAAAGAGATTATTTCAAAAGAAACTATAGCTCCTTCAGGACAGTGCCATGAATATATGGTTCCATGGGTAAAAGAAAATGGCGCTAATATTATTATTGCAGGAGGAATGGGTGTACCTGCCCAAAAAATGCTTAAAGAGCAAGGAATTACAGTTATTATTGGAGCACCAACCGAAGCGCCTGAGCTTCTTGTTTCAAATTACTTGAACGGTGTTTTGAAAACAATTTCAAATTCTTGCAGTTGCGGCTGCAACCACTAG
- a CDS encoding DegT/DnrJ/EryC1/StrS aminotransferase family protein, whose product MTIRLFKPCVGEEELENIKAAFSRAWLGLGPQVKEFEHKWADFIGCKEAIGVNSCTAALHLALSAYKFSPGKKVLVPVMTFAATAMAALYNNLEPVFVDIDEETLGISLEDLDKKYDKDCVAVIPVHFGGHPVEMDKLMNWAKSKNLKVIEDCAHTAGGEYKGKKLGTWGDIGCFSFEEKKCMTSGDGGMICSDDQELIKPLRHSRWIGINKDTWQRLSENTDSTPNVLHWYYEISDIGYKYNMNDLAASIALAQLSKLDYMNQKRRNILQKYIDGVKDLNFAKIGLPYQLENSSYHIFMLRIQERDKFLKYMTEKEIATGVHYMPLTMHPLFYKYKNETPVADRIWKEFVTLPLFPDLKNEETEYVINAIKSYK is encoded by the coding sequence ATGACGATAAGACTTTTTAAACCCTGTGTAGGGGAAGAAGAGCTTGAAAATATTAAGGCTGCATTTTCTCGGGCATGGCTCGGACTTGGTCCACAGGTAAAAGAATTTGAACATAAATGGGCGGATTTTATCGGCTGCAAAGAAGCAATAGGCGTGAACTCCTGCACGGCAGCTCTTCATCTGGCTTTATCCGCATACAAGTTCTCTCCGGGGAAAAAGGTACTGGTTCCTGTTATGACGTTTGCTGCTACTGCAATGGCGGCTTTATATAATAACCTTGAACCGGTTTTTGTAGATATAGATGAAGAAACTTTAGGGATTTCGCTTGAAGATCTTGATAAAAAATATGATAAAGACTGTGTAGCTGTTATACCTGTTCATTTTGGCGGGCATCCCGTCGAAATGGATAAATTAATGAACTGGGCAAAATCGAAAAACTTGAAAGTAATTGAAGACTGTGCCCATACAGCCGGTGGTGAATATAAAGGTAAAAAACTCGGAACCTGGGGAGATATCGGCTGCTTCAGTTTTGAAGAAAAAAAATGTATGACATCAGGTGACGGCGGAATGATTTGTTCTGACGATCAGGAATTAATTAAACCTCTAAGACATTCAAGATGGATAGGTATAAATAAAGACACCTGGCAAAGACTGAGTGAAAACACGGACAGTACTCCTAACGTTCTTCACTGGTATTATGAAATATCCGATATAGGCTATAAATACAACATGAATGATCTTGCCGCCTCTATTGCACTTGCACAGCTCTCAAAACTTGATTATATGAATCAGAAAAGAAGAAATATTCTCCAAAAATATATAGACGGTGTCAAGGATTTGAATTTTGCAAAAATAGGTTTGCCTTATCAACTCGAAAACTCGTCTTACCATATATTTATGCTCCGGATTCAGGAAAGGGACAAATTCCTTAAATACATGACTGAAAAAGAAATTGCGACAGGAGTTCATTATATGCCTTTAACTATGCATCCGCTGTTTTATAAGTACAAAAACGAAACACCTGTGGCTGACCGTATTTGGAAAGAGTTTGTAACGCTTCCGTTATTCCCTGACCTGAAAAATGAAGAGACTGAATATGTTATAAATGCAATTAAAAGCTATAAATAG
- a CDS encoding class I SAM-dependent methyltransferase, with protein MDLIKCCPICKSEKIEMFLERDNVPVIQNFVLKERETARNIDRGDIKLAICNNCEFIFNTSFDLSKLKYGDNYDNASTFSKYYQDYIEKLTNNLLYEEKVQNCKIIEIGAGNGAFLHKLVEKDESNNSGIGFDPSFKGDFQEIENKLIFRKEFYGEKHANLNADVVILRHVLEVIPELFEVLKTIRKNLSNSTNAKVYLETPNIEWKLENKAIWDYCYEYFGYFSEKSLKYAFEAAGFKVDYIKKIFEGQYLWIKASVDKENSLKDLALNYVKTEKQILAKLKLQLENLKQNGNIVVWGAAGKGVTFLNLVDKDCKLVDFLVDINPNKQGKHIVGTGHIIIAPEEIHKYNIKTVIIMNSNYKNEIENIIKNLNLKLNLVEMEL; from the coding sequence ATGGATTTAATTAAATGTTGTCCTATCTGTAAATCAGAGAAAATCGAGATGTTTTTGGAGCGTGATAATGTTCCTGTTATTCAAAACTTTGTTTTGAAAGAACGTGAAACTGCCCGAAATATAGATAGAGGTGATATAAAATTAGCAATATGTAATAATTGTGAATTTATTTTTAATACAAGCTTTGATTTGTCTAAGCTTAAATATGGAGACAATTATGATAATGCTTCGACATTTTCCAAATATTATCAAGATTATATTGAAAAATTAACTAATAATCTGCTTTATGAAGAAAAAGTTCAAAATTGCAAAATAATAGAAATTGGCGCAGGCAATGGGGCTTTTCTTCATAAATTAGTTGAAAAAGATGAATCAAATAATTCGGGTATCGGTTTTGATCCAAGTTTTAAAGGTGATTTTCAGGAAATAGAGAATAAACTGATTTTCAGGAAAGAATTTTATGGAGAAAAACATGCAAATTTAAATGCAGATGTTGTAATATTAAGACATGTTCTGGAAGTTATTCCTGAATTGTTTGAAGTTTTAAAAACTATAAGAAAAAATTTAAGCAATTCTACCAATGCTAAAGTTTATCTTGAAACTCCTAATATCGAATGGAAATTGGAAAACAAAGCCATTTGGGATTATTGTTATGAATATTTTGGATATTTTAGTGAAAAATCTCTTAAATATGCTTTTGAAGCCGCAGGTTTTAAAGTTGACTACATAAAAAAAATTTTTGAAGGACAGTATTTATGGATAAAAGCAAGTGTTGATAAAGAAAATTCTTTAAAAGATTTGGCATTAAATTATGTAAAAACAGAAAAACAAATTTTAGCGAAACTTAAATTACAACTTGAAAATTTAAAACAAAACGGAAATATTGTTGTATGGGGCGCAGCAGGTAAAGGCGTTACTTTTTTAAATTTAGTCGACAAAGACTGTAAACTTGTTGATTTTTTAGTCGATATAAACCCTAATAAACAAGGCAAACATATTGTAGGGACAGGGCATATAATAATTGCCCCAGAAGAAATCCACAAATATAATATAAAAACAGTTATAATCATGAACTCGAACTACAAAAATGAAATTGAAAATATAATAAAAAATTTGAATTTAAAATTAAATCTAGTAGAAATGGAGTTATAA
- a CDS encoding Bro-N domain-containing protein has product MTENKLIIFEGKKIRRTLHNDEWYFSIVDVVEVLTDSINPTDYIKKIKKRDPELSEGWGQIVTPLPIETEGGKQKLNCSNTEGVFRIIQSIPSKKAEPFKRWLAKVGYERVQEIENPELAQQRMKEIYKAKGYPDSWIEKRVRGIALREELTDEWQKRGVIEGKEYSILTAEIAKATFGMTPSEYKDYKGLKRENLRDHMTDLELIFSMLGEASTTEIAKNTNAQGFKENHEVAKKGGKIAGDARKQLEKESGKKIVSKNNFLASNKNLQISNDQLTSD; this is encoded by the coding sequence ATGACAGAAAATAAATTGATTATTTTCGAGGGAAAAAAAATCAGAAGAACTCTTCATAATGATGAATGGTATTTTTCAATTGTTGATGTTGTAGAAGTATTAACAGACAGCATAAATCCGACAGATTATATAAAAAAAATTAAAAAAAGAGATCCCGAACTTTCCGAAGGGTGGGGACAAATTGTCACCCCCCTTCCAATTGAAACAGAAGGCGGAAAACAAAAACTTAATTGTTCAAATACAGAAGGTGTTTTCCGTATAATTCAATCTATTCCAAGTAAAAAAGCTGAACCATTCAAGAGATGGCTTGCAAAAGTTGGTTATGAAAGAGTACAGGAAATTGAAAACCCTGAACTTGCACAGCAAAGAATGAAAGAAATATACAAAGCCAAAGGTTATCCTGACAGTTGGATTGAAAAAAGAGTCAGAGGAATTGCCCTAAGGGAAGAATTAACTGACGAATGGCAAAAAAGAGGAGTAATCGAAGGTAAAGAATATTCGATATTAACTGCCGAAATTGCAAAAGCTACTTTTGGAATGACACCTTCCGAATATAAAGATTATAAAGGATTAAAAAGAGAAAATTTAAGAGATCACATGACCGACCTTGAGCTTATCTTTTCAATGCTTGGTGAAGCTTCAACAACAGAAATTGCAAAAAATACAAATGCGCAGGGATTTAAGGAAAATCATGAAGTTGCAAAAAAAGGCGGTAAAATTGCAGGAGATGCAAGAAAACAGCTTGAAAAAGAAAGTGGTAAAAAAATTGTGTCCAAAAATAATTTTTTAGCTTCAAACAAAAATTTGCAAATATCAAATGACCAGTTAACCAGCGATTAA
- a CDS encoding YaiI/YqxD family protein, with protein sequence MNIWVDADACPSEIKDIIIKAALKRCIQTVFVSNKIISIPQSPFISTVKVSQGPDVADEYIAENANNADLVITQDIPLAAMLVPKGIVVISVHGVLFTHANIGERLSVRNFMSELRDTGIQTSGPRPFSTKDKQKFANTFDQQLVKRLKYK encoded by the coding sequence ATGAATATATGGGTTGATGCGGATGCCTGTCCGTCCGAAATTAAAGATATCATTATAAAAGCTGCACTCAAGCGGTGTATTCAAACAGTATTTGTTTCGAATAAAATTATTTCAATTCCTCAATCGCCTTTTATTTCTACAGTAAAAGTTTCTCAAGGTCCGGATGTGGCGGATGAATATATAGCTGAGAACGCTAATAATGCGGATTTGGTTATAACTCAGGATATACCTCTTGCCGCCATGCTTGTTCCAAAAGGAATTGTCGTAATAAGTGTTCATGGCGTTCTTTTTACGCACGCTAATATTGGAGAAAGGCTTTCTGTAAGAAATTTTATGAGTGAATTAAGGGATACTGGTATTCAGACAAGCGGACCAAGACCTTTTAGCACTAAAGATAAACAGAAATTCGCAAATACATTTGATCAGCAGCTGGTAAAACGTTTAAAATACAAATAA
- the rfbF gene encoding glucose-1-phosphate cytidylyltransferase, which produces MKAVILAGGLGTRISEESHLKPKPMIEIGGKPILWHIMKVYSHYGINDFIICTGYKGYVIKEYFANYFLHQSDITFDTCSNNMKLHNHQSDPWKITVVDTGDKTNTGGRLKRIKPYIEKDETFCLTYGDGVSNVNIKELIDYHYERKVTATVTAVQPPGRYGLLEIKDGMVKDFQEKPKGDGNWINGGFFVFGSKIFDYLDSDITSLESEPIKLLAQKNELAARKHNDFWLPMDTMRDKIRLEELWESGNAPWKIWKD; this is translated from the coding sequence ATGAAAGCTGTTATTTTAGCCGGCGGTCTTGGGACAAGGATTAGCGAAGAATCCCATTTAAAACCAAAGCCGATGATTGAAATAGGCGGAAAGCCTATCTTGTGGCATATTATGAAAGTTTATTCACATTACGGAATAAATGATTTTATTATATGTACGGGTTATAAAGGCTATGTTATTAAAGAATATTTCGCAAACTACTTTCTTCATCAATCAGATATTACTTTTGATACTTGCAGTAATAATATGAAACTACATAACCACCAATCCGACCCCTGGAAAATAACTGTTGTAGACACAGGCGACAAGACAAATACAGGCGGAAGATTAAAACGGATTAAACCCTATATAGAGAAAGATGAAACTTTTTGCTTAACCTACGGTGACGGGGTAAGCAATGTAAACATAAAAGAATTAATTGATTATCATTATGAACGCAAAGTTACTGCAACAGTTACGGCTGTCCAGCCACCGGGCCGTTATGGTTTGCTTGAAATTAAAGACGGAATGGTTAAAGATTTCCAAGAAAAGCCAAAAGGCGACGGCAACTGGATAAATGGGGGATTTTTTGTATTCGGGTCTAAAATTTTTGATTATCTTGACTCAGATATAACCTCTCTTGAATCAGAGCCAATAAAGCTTCTTGCACAAAAAAATGAGCTTGCCGCTAGAAAACATAATGATTTTTGGCTTCCCATGGACACAATGAGGGATAAAATAAGGCTCGAAGAGCTATGGGAAAGCGGTAATGCTCCGTGGAAAATCTGGAAGGACTAA
- the rfbC gene encoding dTDP-4-dehydrorhamnose 3,5-epimerase, whose amino-acid sequence MKFTETKLKGAYIIEIEPLEDERGFFSRCFCKKEFEKLGLNSDIVQSNISFNHKAGTLRGMHYQKPPYEEVKIISCHVGAIYDVIVDIRPASETYLQWFGVELSAENRKMLYIPTEFAHGYQTLVDKTLVSYNVTNFYAQGYEAAISWNDPLIGIKWPECENRIISEKDSKNKTFSEFKEKYQ is encoded by the coding sequence ATGAAGTTTACGGAAACAAAATTAAAAGGTGCTTATATTATAGAGATAGAACCTCTTGAAGATGAGAGAGGTTTTTTTTCACGCTGTTTTTGTAAAAAAGAATTTGAAAAATTGGGCTTAAATTCTGATATTGTTCAGTCAAACATATCTTTTAACCACAAAGCCGGTACTTTAAGAGGTATGCACTATCAAAAACCGCCTTACGAAGAAGTAAAAATTATCAGTTGTCATGTTGGAGCTATTTATGACGTAATTGTAGATATCAGACCAGCTTCAGAAACCTATTTACAATGGTTTGGAGTAGAATTATCTGCTGAAAACCGTAAGATGTTGTACATTCCAACAGAATTTGCTCATGGATATCAGACGTTAGTTGATAAAACTTTGGTATCTTATAATGTTACAAATTTCTATGCTCAAGGCTACGAAGCTGCTATCAGCTGGAATGATCCTTTGATAGGAATAAAATGGCCTGAATGCGAAAATAGAATTATTTCAGAAAAAGACTCCAAAAATAAAACTTTTAGTGAATTCAAGGAGAAATATCAATGA
- a CDS encoding outer membrane protein transport protein, which translates to MLRKVFTLLFLFVSLIVAANSANATAGHVVTGVGAINQSVAGTSTAMPLDASGALYWNPATITGLDSSQAQINGEVMFVNLHLKSSVEPNAFGAGVPSTHLEDSTRSKLDIMPLPSFAYVYKDKNNKWATGVSANVVSGFGVYFPKTSTNPILTSQPPNGYGFGEIKTKYVLVQVSPAFAYKVTKSLSVGIAPVLDIASLNSSPFAGAVPDDANADGYKTYPNSNTSWTAGAGVQGGIYYENNGIHAGASLKSPQWMGNFHFKGLDELGNNRNYNFRLNFPMIASVGLGYSRIPKLKLMTDARYINYSNTQGFKDAGFDPNTSAVQGYGYKSIYVFSTGGEYEVNKNLSLRLGYSYNNNPIRDHDTFFVLGSPAIIQNHITAGATYKITDKIDVSLAYVLGIKNTSQGKFQSVSGPVNNTEVKTTMGEQSAVCSLRYKF; encoded by the coding sequence ATGTTGAGAAAGGTTTTTACATTACTATTTTTGTTTGTTAGTTTAATCGTTGCAGCTAATTCTGCAAATGCCACGGCCGGACATGTTGTTACAGGAGTGGGAGCTATAAACCAGAGTGTGGCAGGAACATCCACAGCTATGCCTCTTGATGCTTCAGGAGCTTTATACTGGAATCCTGCTACAATTACCGGACTTGATTCTTCACAAGCTCAAATAAATGGAGAAGTTATGTTTGTAAATCTCCATTTGAAATCCTCTGTAGAGCCTAATGCGTTTGGAGCAGGAGTTCCCTCAACGCATTTGGAAGACAGTACCCGAAGTAAATTAGACATTATGCCTCTACCAAGTTTTGCCTATGTATATAAGGACAAAAATAATAAATGGGCGACCGGTGTTTCTGCCAATGTAGTCAGTGGTTTTGGAGTATATTTCCCAAAAACATCAACTAATCCGATTTTAACATCACAGCCTCCTAACGGTTACGGTTTTGGAGAAATAAAAACAAAATATGTGCTTGTTCAGGTTTCTCCTGCATTTGCTTACAAAGTAACAAAAAGTTTGTCTGTTGGTATTGCGCCTGTACTTGATATTGCTTCTTTAAATTCGAGTCCTTTTGCCGGTGCAGTTCCTGATGATGCAAACGCTGACGGATACAAAACTTACCCGAATTCTAATACTTCATGGACTGCAGGAGCCGGAGTTCAAGGCGGAATCTATTATGAGAACAACGGAATTCACGCAGGGGCTTCTTTAAAAAGTCCTCAATGGATGGGAAATTTTCACTTTAAAGGTCTTGATGAGCTTGGCAACAATCGTAATTATAATTTCAGGCTTAACTTTCCCATGATTGCCAGTGTAGGTCTTGGTTATTCCAGAATACCAAAATTAAAATTAATGACCGATGCAAGATATATTAACTATTCAAATACCCAGGGTTTCAAGGATGCCGGATTTGACCCGAATACCAGTGCTGTACAAGGATACGGGTATAAAAGTATATATGTCTTTAGTACAGGCGGAGAATATGAAGTTAATAAAAACCTTAGTTTAAGGCTGGGGTATTCGTATAATAATAACCCTATAAGAGATCATGATACATTCTTTGTATTGGGTTCACCTGCTATTATACAAAATCACATCACAGCCGGTGCAACATACAAAATAACAGACAAAATTGATGTTTCATTAGCTTATGTTTTAGGGATAAAAAACACAAGTCAAGGAAAGTTCCAAAGTGTTTCAGGTCCTGTGAATAATACAGAGGTAAAAACTACTATGGGCGAACAAAGTGCTGTTTGTAGCCTTAGGTATAAATTTTAA
- a CDS encoding glycosyltransferase family A protein: MSNPKVSVIIPCYNQGIYIDECVESVLCQTFDDFEIIIINDGSSDDYTNKILSDYNKPKTTVINSVNQGPSVARNTAIVHAKGEYILPLDADDKLAPEYLEKALKVFEQQPEISVVYSLGQYFGAINRLCSFKPYKFPDFLLGNVVFITALYKKSDWEKYKGYNKNMIYGWEDFDFWLYFVADNKKFYRIEETLFYYRRLEISRTTGVKDEKRIHCFIQIYKNHPMLYFKNIFKILKLYFSQKHNYYRLIIRYIKYLKLISSKK, encoded by the coding sequence ATGAGCAATCCAAAAGTATCTGTAATAATCCCTTGTTACAATCAGGGCATCTATATAGATGAATGCGTCGAATCTGTTTTGTGTCAGACATTTGATGACTTTGAGATAATTATTATCAATGACGGTTCCAGCGATGATTATACAAACAAAATTTTATCCGACTACAATAAACCAAAAACAACAGTTATAAATTCAGTTAATCAAGGGCCTTCCGTGGCAAGAAACACAGCAATCGTCCATGCTAAAGGCGAATACATACTTCCTCTTGATGCTGACGACAAACTGGCTCCCGAATATCTAGAAAAAGCTTTAAAGGTTTTTGAACAACAGCCTGAAATATCCGTTGTTTACTCGTTAGGTCAATACTTTGGCGCAATAAACAGGCTTTGTTCTTTTAAACCGTATAAATTTCCTGATTTTTTACTGGGGAACGTTGTTTTTATAACAGCTTTATACAAAAAATCCGACTGGGAAAAATACAAAGGCTACAACAAAAACATGATATATGGCTGGGAAGATTTTGATTTCTGGCTGTATTTTGTAGCTGACAATAAGAAGTTTTACAGAATTGAAGAAACTCTTTTTTATTACAGGCGGCTTGAGATTTCAAGAACAACCGGTGTTAAGGACGAAAAGAGAATACACTGTTTTATACAGATTTATAAAAATCACCCTATGCTTTATTTTAAAAACATTTTCAAAATACTGAAACTTTATTTTTCACAAAAACACAATTATTACAGACTAATTATAAGATACATTAAATATTTGAAGCTTATTTCCTCAAAAAAATGA
- a CDS encoding MerR family transcriptional regulator gives MEVNENLPVYSMGIAAQILNVHPRTLRIYEAEGLIKPQRHGGKRMFSKNDLTRIECLRKLIHEENLSIPGIKRLLDFTPCWKLKKCSQEKRSKCCELSGQKKKCWEFSQKTCKKTCEKCEIYLKENTYV, from the coding sequence ATGGAAGTTAACGAAAATTTACCTGTATATTCAATGGGAATTGCCGCACAAATTCTTAATGTTCATCCAAGAACCTTGAGAATTTACGAGGCTGAAGGTTTAATAAAGCCACAAAGACATGGCGGGAAACGAATGTTTTCAAAAAATGATTTAACAAGAATTGAATGTTTGAGAAAGCTTATTCATGAAGAAAATTTGAGTATACCTGGCATTAAAAGACTTCTTGATTTCACTCCTTGTTGGAAATTAAAAAAATGTTCACAAGAAAAGCGTTCAAAATGTTGTGAACTTAGCGGACAAAAGAAAAAGTGTTGGGAATTTTCACAAAAAACCTGTAAAAAAACCTGTGAAAAATGTGAAATATATTTAAAAGAGAATACATATGTATGA